DNA from Intestinimonas massiliensis (ex Afouda et al. 2020):
CAGCAGATCAAGCTCGCTGTGCTCCAGCTCCGCCATGAACCCCACGCTGCCCATGTTCACGCCCAGCACGGGGACCTTATGGGCGATGGCGTCCCGGGCCGCGTGGAGGATCGTGCCGTCCCCCCCAAAACAAATCAGCATATCGGCGTTCTTCAGCTCTGCCTGCATCGCCCGGAATTCCTGCTGGCTGGGCAGCTCCACCCGGCTGCCGCTGTCCAGTGAAAAGGGCAGGCACATACTGGTCTCGATTCCACCCTGCTCCAGGATGGCGCTGGCGCGGAGCGCCGCCTTCAACCCCCGGTCCCGGTACGGGTTGGGGCTCAATACCACCTTCAAGCGTGCTTCCCCCCCTCGAGCGTGCTGTGGGACTCTGCCACCAGGGCCGCCAGGTCGCCGCAGCAGGCTTCTCCTGCCCCCGTGGACAGGTAGCCCAGGTATTCGATGTTGCCCTCCGGTCCTCGGATTGGTGAAAAGGTCAATCCCTTTACAGAAAAGTCTGCCTCTGCCGCGTGGAGCAAAAACCGCTCCAGCACCTCGAGATGGACGCCCGGCTCCCGCACCACGCCCTTTTTTCCCACCTTTTCACGGCCTGCCTCAAACTGCGGCTTTACCAGACACACCACATGTCCCCCCGGCTTGAGCAATCCCCGGAGAGCGGGTAAAATCAGCCGCAGCGAAATAAAGGACACGTCCACACTGGCGAAGTCCAACGCATCCGGCACCTGCTCATGGGTCAGATAGCGGGCGTTGGTCCGTTCCAGGCAGACCACCCGCGGATCGCTGCGGAGCTTCCAGGCCAACTGCCCATAGCCCACGTCCACGGCGTAAACCTTCTCCGCCCCGTTTTGGAGCATGCAGTCGGTAAACCCTCCGGTTGAAGCGCCGATGTCGCCGCACACCGCCCCCTGAAGCCGGATGGGAAACGTCTTCATCGCCTTTTCCAGCTTGAGCCCTCCGCGGCTCACATAGGTCAGCTCCTGTCCCCGGATCCGGAGCTCCGCCGACTCGTCCACCGCCATGCCCGCCTTATCCATCCGCTGGTCGCCCATAAAAACCAGGCCGGACATGATGAGCGCCTGGGCCCGCTGGCGGCTCTCCACCATACCCCGTTCACACAGCAACACGTCCAGACGTTTTTTACCCACGCCGCAAGACCTCCAATGCCCTCTCATACAGCGAGCTGACATCCAGCCCACAGAGCTTTTTCTGTTCCGCCACCGTCCCCTGCGGGATAAAATGCGCTCCGGTGTTACACAGTGCCATGGCTCGGGGCGCCAGGCCCGCCATGGCCAACCCGGCGGCAATTCGCTCTCCCACACAGCCCATGGCGGCGCACTCCTCAGCGACCAAAAGGCGGCCCGTACGGGTGACCGAGGCCAGCACCGGCTTCCAATCCAACGGGTGGATCTGGTTGAGCTTAATGACCTCCGGGGAGTATCCATCCTGCCTCAGCCGCTCCGCCGCCGCCAGAACCTCGCCGGTCAGCGTCCCATATGTGACAAGTGTAATTCCTTGTCCGGCCTCCAATATCACTGTCTTTTCGCCCCAGTGGTCCGAATGATAGGCGGACTCGCCTCCCCGGGGGTAGCGCAGGGCCACCGGCCCCTTCTCTTCCCGGACCGCATGGAACAGCATAGAGCGCAACTCGGCAAAGCTGGCGGGGGCCAGCACCGTCATCCCGGGTACCGTGGCCAAATAGGCCACGTCAAACAGGCCGTGGTGGGTCTCACCGTCCTCTCCCACCAGGCCAGCGCGGTCAACGCCAAACACTACATGCAGGCCCTGAATGCCCACATCGTGGAGCAGCATGTCATACCCTCTCTGCAGGAAGGAAGAATAGACCGCCAGCACCGGCACCGCCCCCTCCTTGGCCATCCCGGCGGCCATTGCGACAGCATGCCCCTCTGCAATCCCTACATCAAAATACCGGTCCGGATGGCAGCGTGAAAATTCCTTCAGCCCGGTTCCGTCCCGCATGGCGGCTGTGATGGCGCACAGGCGGCTTTCTTGCTCTGCCAGAGCGCACATAGCGGCTCCGAAGGCACCTGAGAAGCTGGGCTTGGAGGGCTGAAGGGCCTCTCCGGTCTGGATGCAGAACCTGGATACCCCATGAAACGCATCGGGATTCTTTTCAGCAGGTGGATAGTCTTTCCCCTTTACCGTTCTGACGTGGAGCAGGACCGGCGTTTCCAAATCCCGCGCGTAGCTCAAAAGGCGGGTCAGGCCGCGCACATCGTGTCCGTCCACCGGCCCTAGATAGGTAAAGCCCATGTCCTCAAACATGCTGCAGGGCAGCAGAGTCTCCTTAATCGCCTTTTTGATCTGATGCGTCACATTATAAATATGCTTGCCCCCCGGCAGGATTGCCATGGCCCGCCGGTAGCCCTTCTTGAACCGCAGGTACTGCGGCTTCAGCCGCTGATGGGCCAGATGCTCCGCCACGCCGCCCACATTTTTCGTGATGGACATTCCGTTGTCGTTGAGAATGACCAGAATGGGCTCGCCGCTCTCGCCGGCATTGGACAGCCCCTCATAGGCCAGGCCGCCGGTCAGCGCGCCGTCGCCGAGCAGGGCAGCCACATGGTAATTCTCCCCTTTCAGCGTTCTCGCCCGGGCCATACCCAGGGCTACAGACACCGAATTGGAGGCATGCCCGGCGATAAAGGCATCGTGGACGCTTTCCTGCGGCTTCGGATAGCCGGACAGCCCTCCAAAAGTCCGCAGGGTATCCATCAGCCCGTCCCGGCCGGTCAAGATTTTATGGCAGTAGCACTGATGTCCCACGTCGAACACCAGCCGGTCCCGGCCAGTGTCAAAGACCCGGTGAAAGGCCACCGTCAGTTCCACCGCCCCCAAATTGGAGGCCAAATGCCCTCCGGTGCGGGATACCACATCCAGCAGCCGGGCCCTCAGGCGGGCGCAGAGGGCTTCCGCTTCCGCATCGCTGATGTGATGCAGGTCAGGAATCTCATCGAATTCTATCAAGGCGCACCTCCCGGCGCGGCGGGATACTCCCCATAGCCGCTCTTGCCGGTCCCTATGTTCTCATAAATAGTATAGCATATTGAATAAAAAACCGCAAATGTACTTATACGCCTACGACCAGCCAGGCCCCCAGCAGACCGATCCCCGTACCCAGCAGGCCGCCCGCCAAGACTTGGATCGGCGTATGCCCCAGCAGCTCTTTGAGCTCCTTGCTGAACAGGGCGGGCTTCATCTCCATCCAGTGGTCCATCATGTAGTTGAGGATCTTAGCCTGTTCGCCGGCCGCCCGGCGGACATTGGAGGCGTCGTACATCACAACGATGGCCACCACGGCGGCAATGGCAAACAGCGGCGAGGACCAGCCGTAGAGCATCCCTGTGGTGCTGGCGCAGGCGCAGACAAAGGCAGAATGGGAGCTTGGCATCCCGCCGCTGGCCCAGATGTACCGCCAGTCCAGCCGCCGTCTGGTGATCAGCACCACCACAACCTTCAGCACCTGAGCGGAAGCCCACGCAATGGCAGAGAGCACCAGGATCAGATTTCCCATATGGTAGTTGGGCAGATTATATTCAGGCATCTCACATCACTTCTCCCGTCCCGCCAATTGATCCGCCAACCAGCACAAAAAGCCGCGTTCCTCAAATGTGGACAGCGCCTCTTCCGCTTCCCGGGTCAGCGTTTCCACCAGCTCCCGGCAGGCATCCAGGCCCTTAAGGGTGTAGAATGTGGTCTTCTCATTGGCGCTGTCGGAGCCAATGCTCTTGCCCAGTGTCTGCTCGTCCCCCACCACGTCCAGCATATCGTCCCGGATCTGGAAGGCCAAGCCCAGCTTCTGAGCATAGCGGCGCACCGCCGCCCGCTCCAGCTCGTCTCCGCCCGCCGCGATGCAGCCCATCTCTGCGGCGGCTGCGATCAGCGCTCCGGTCTTGAGGGCTTGAAGCCGCTCCAGCTCCTGCTGGCGCAGGCTGCGTCCCTCCGCCGCCATGTCCAGCGCCTGGCCGCCTACCATGCCCCGGGCTCCGGCGGCCCTCGCCAGGCAGGCACACGCCGCCGTCACCCGCTCCGCAGGCAGGCATTCGCCCCCCTCCAGCGCAGTTTCAAAGGCGGCGGTCAGCAGGCCGTCTCCCGCCAGGACCGCCATAGCCTCCCCAAATACCTTGTGGTTGGTGGGGCGGCCCCGCCGGAGGTCGTCGTCATCCATGCAGGGCAGATCGTCATGGATCAGAGAATAGGTATGGATCATCTCTGCCGCACAGGCAAAGGGCAGAGCTTGGACCGGGTCCCCGCCGCACATACGGCAGACCTCCAGAGTCAGAACGGGCCGCACCCGCTTACCGCCTGCCAAAAGGCTGTACTCCATGG
Protein-coding regions in this window:
- a CDS encoding TlyA family RNA methyltransferase produces the protein MRGHWRSCGVGKKRLDVLLCERGMVESRQRAQALIMSGLVFMGDQRMDKAGMAVDESAELRIRGQELTYVSRGGLKLEKAMKTFPIRLQGAVCGDIGASTGGFTDCMLQNGAEKVYAVDVGYGQLAWKLRSDPRVVCLERTNARYLTHEQVPDALDFASVDVSFISLRLILPALRGLLKPGGHVVCLVKPQFEAGREKVGKKGVVREPGVHLEVLERFLLHAAEADFSVKGLTFSPIRGPEGNIEYLGYLSTGAGEACCGDLAALVAESHSTLEGGKHA
- the dxs gene encoding 1-deoxy-D-xylulose-5-phosphate synthase, with the translated sequence MIEFDEIPDLHHISDAEAEALCARLRARLLDVVSRTGGHLASNLGAVELTVAFHRVFDTGRDRLVFDVGHQCYCHKILTGRDGLMDTLRTFGGLSGYPKPQESVHDAFIAGHASNSVSVALGMARARTLKGENYHVAALLGDGALTGGLAYEGLSNAGESGEPILVILNDNGMSITKNVGGVAEHLAHQRLKPQYLRFKKGYRRAMAILPGGKHIYNVTHQIKKAIKETLLPCSMFEDMGFTYLGPVDGHDVRGLTRLLSYARDLETPVLLHVRTVKGKDYPPAEKNPDAFHGVSRFCIQTGEALQPSKPSFSGAFGAAMCALAEQESRLCAITAAMRDGTGLKEFSRCHPDRYFDVGIAEGHAVAMAAGMAKEGAVPVLAVYSSFLQRGYDMLLHDVGIQGLHVVFGVDRAGLVGEDGETHHGLFDVAYLATVPGMTVLAPASFAELRSMLFHAVREEKGPVALRYPRGGESAYHSDHWGEKTVILEAGQGITLVTYGTLTGEVLAAAERLRQDGYSPEVIKLNQIHPLDWKPVLASVTRTGRLLVAEECAAMGCVGERIAAGLAMAGLAPRAMALCNTGAHFIPQGTVAEQKKLCGLDVSSLYERALEVLRRG
- a CDS encoding divergent PAP2 family protein, with translation MPEYNLPNYHMGNLILVLSAIAWASAQVLKVVVVLITRRRLDWRYIWASGGMPSSHSAFVCACASTTGMLYGWSSPLFAIAAVVAIVVMYDASNVRRAAGEQAKILNYMMDHWMEMKPALFSKELKELLGHTPIQVLAGGLLGTGIGLLGAWLVVGV
- a CDS encoding polyprenyl synthetase family protein, translating into MDYRKQLDEDVALIEARLKERFRACEPMAGLYDAMEYSLLAGGKRVRPVLTLEVCRMCGGDPVQALPFACAAEMIHTYSLIHDDLPCMDDDDLRRGRPTNHKVFGEAMAVLAGDGLLTAAFETALEGGECLPAERVTAACACLARAAGARGMVGGQALDMAAEGRSLRQQELERLQALKTGALIAAAAEMGCIAAGGDELERAAVRRYAQKLGLAFQIRDDMLDVVGDEQTLGKSIGSDSANEKTTFYTLKGLDACRELVETLTREAEEALSTFEERGFLCWLADQLAGREK